Proteins encoded in a region of the Isoalcanivorax pacificus W11-5 genome:
- the hisD gene encoding histidinol dehydrogenase: MKTHRLATTDADFDLRLAQLTAWSEERDAEVGARVSDIIRAIRERGDAALIEFTNRFDRRDVRDISELVIGAEALQAALHRIPAAQRTALEAAAARVRDYHQRQKQESWQYRDADGTLLGQQVTPLDRAGLYVPGGKAAYPSSVLMNALPAKVAGVGEVVMVSPAPDGVVNDTVLAAAAVAGVDRVFTIGGAQAVAALAWGTATVPGVDKIVGPGNIYVAEAKRQVFGKVGIDMIAGPSEILVVCDGKTDPDWIAMDLFSQAEHDEEAQAILVSPDAAFLDRVADSMARLVGTLEREQIIRTSMANRGALILARDLDDCLDIVNRLAPEHLELSMDDAETWAKKVRHAGAIFLGRHTPEALGDYCAGPNHVLPTSATARFSSPLGVYDFQKRSSLIGCSPEGASRLADIASPLARSESLTAHARSAEYRILKTPDAKKS, translated from the coding sequence ATGAAAACCCACCGTCTCGCCACCACCGATGCCGACTTCGACCTGCGCCTGGCACAGCTTACGGCGTGGAGCGAGGAGCGTGACGCGGAAGTGGGTGCGCGTGTCAGCGACATCATCCGTGCCATTCGCGAGCGCGGTGATGCGGCGCTGATCGAATTCACCAACCGTTTTGACCGCCGCGATGTGCGCGATATCAGCGAACTGGTGATCGGCGCCGAAGCATTGCAGGCCGCACTGCACCGCATTCCCGCCGCGCAACGCACTGCCCTGGAAGCTGCCGCCGCGCGCGTGCGCGATTACCACCAGCGGCAGAAGCAGGAGTCCTGGCAATACCGCGATGCCGACGGCACGCTGCTTGGCCAGCAGGTGACACCGCTGGACCGCGCCGGCCTGTATGTGCCGGGCGGCAAGGCCGCTTACCCCAGCTCTGTATTGATGAACGCGCTGCCGGCAAAAGTGGCGGGTGTTGGCGAAGTGGTGATGGTCTCGCCCGCGCCGGACGGCGTGGTCAATGACACCGTGCTGGCCGCTGCCGCCGTGGCCGGCGTGGACCGTGTGTTCACCATCGGCGGGGCGCAGGCGGTGGCCGCGCTGGCCTGGGGCACGGCCACCGTGCCGGGCGTGGACAAGATTGTCGGCCCCGGCAATATCTACGTGGCGGAAGCCAAGCGCCAGGTATTCGGCAAGGTCGGCATCGACATGATTGCCGGACCGTCTGAAATCCTGGTGGTGTGCGACGGCAAGACCGACCCGGACTGGATCGCCATGGATCTGTTCTCCCAGGCGGAACATGACGAAGAGGCGCAGGCAATATTGGTCTCGCCAGACGCCGCGTTTCTCGACCGGGTGGCCGACAGCATGGCGCGGCTGGTCGGCACGCTGGAGCGTGAGCAGATCATCCGCACGTCCATGGCCAACCGTGGCGCCCTGATCCTGGCGCGTGACCTGGACGACTGCCTGGATATTGTTAACCGGCTGGCGCCAGAGCACCTTGAGTTGTCCATGGACGATGCCGAGACCTGGGCAAAAAAAGTGCGCCATGCCGGCGCCATTTTCCTCGGTCGTCACACACCGGAAGCGCTGGGCGATTACTGTGCCGGCCCGAACCACGTGCTGCCGACCTCGGCCACCGCGCGTTTTTCGTCGCCACTGGGCGTGTACGATTTTCAGAAACGCAGTTCACTGATCGGCTGTTCTCCGGAAGGGGCGAGCCGCCTGGCGGACATCGCCTCGCCACTGGCGCGCAGTGAAAGCCTGACAGCGCATGCGCGCAGTGCGGAATACAGAATCCTGAAGACCCCCGACGCCAAAAAATCATGA
- the hisC gene encoding histidinol-phosphate transaminase, with product MSRYWSEFVHHLEPYVPGEQPKMARLVKLNTNENPYPPSDKVLKAIAGATDEALRLYPDPDASALKQAIADFHGVQASQVFVGNGSDEVLAHLFMGFFRQPQPLLFPDITYSFYKVYCGLYDIDYRTVPLREDFSLALADFDSHNGGIIFPNPNAPTGRLLPLADIEALLQRNTESLVVVDEAYVDFGGESAIALVNRYPNLLVVQTLSKSRSLAGLRIGFAVGQAPLIDGLERIKNSFNSYPLDRLAIAAGVASFEDHAAFEESRQRIIASRDALTAALTERGFRVLPSAANFIFASHPRHAGDALAAALREHGVIVRHFGKPARIAPYLRITIGTEEQNAALLAALDQTL from the coding sequence ATGAGCAGATACTGGAGCGAGTTCGTTCACCATCTTGAGCCGTATGTGCCCGGCGAACAGCCGAAAATGGCCCGGCTGGTGAAGCTGAACACCAATGAAAATCCCTATCCGCCGTCAGACAAGGTGCTCAAGGCGATTGCCGGGGCCACCGATGAGGCGCTGCGCCTTTATCCTGACCCGGACGCTTCCGCACTGAAGCAGGCGATTGCGGACTTTCATGGCGTGCAGGCCAGCCAGGTGTTTGTCGGCAATGGCTCCGACGAAGTGCTGGCCCATCTGTTCATGGGGTTTTTCCGGCAGCCGCAACCGCTGCTGTTTCCGGATATCACCTACAGTTTCTACAAAGTCTATTGCGGCCTGTACGACATCGATTACCGCACCGTGCCGCTGCGTGAGGATTTCAGCCTGGCGCTGGCGGATTTTGACAGCCACAACGGCGGCATCATTTTCCCCAACCCGAACGCACCCACCGGCCGCCTGTTGCCGCTGGCGGACATTGAGGCGTTGCTGCAACGCAATACCGAATCATTGGTGGTGGTGGATGAAGCCTATGTGGATTTCGGCGGTGAAAGTGCGATTGCGCTGGTGAACCGGTACCCGAACCTGCTGGTGGTGCAGACGCTGTCCAAGTCGCGGTCACTGGCCGGGTTGCGGATCGGTTTTGCGGTCGGCCAGGCGCCGTTGATCGATGGCCTGGAACGCATCAAGAACAGCTTCAATTCCTACCCGCTGGACCGGCTGGCGATTGCCGCCGGTGTGGCGTCGTTCGAAGATCACGCCGCATTCGAGGAAAGCCGGCAGCGCATTATCGCCAGCCGTGACGCGCTGACGGCGGCATTGACGGAGCGCGGTTTCCGGGTGCTGCCGTCTGCGGCCAACTTCATTTTTGCCAGCCATCCCCGGCATGCGGGGGACGCGCTGGCGGCGGCACTGCGCGAGCATGGTGTGATTGTGCGGCACTTTGGCAAACCGGCGCGCATTGCGCCGTACCTGCGTATTACCATCGGGACAGAAGAGCAGAATGCTGCCTTGCTGGCGGCGCTGGATCAGACACTCTGA
- a CDS encoding S1C family serine protease: MKVLKFLAGPVLTGIVVGLAVLWLNQNGPNGQPGGHLASPPVVTSYADVVAKAAPAVVNIYTTQIVTRSNNELPAPLLEQYMQEPRRERILSSLGSGVIVSPDGYLLTSYHVIRDADEILVALLDGRESPARVVGTDPETDLALLHISLENLPVVSLSNDGPVRVGDVVLAIGNPLGVGQTVSMGIASATGRSNLGIATFENFIQTDAAINRGNSGGALIDTRGNLIGINTAILSTDGSWEGIGFATPATTARNVMNDLIEHGRVIRGWLGVTVKDVTPSMATDLGLREVRGGLIQEVALQGPAHQGGIRPGDVLVGIEGQLLRDGYEAMNIISAARPGTRLELTVIRNREETVVTVEIGTRPPASET, translated from the coding sequence ATGAAGGTGCTGAAATTTCTGGCCGGGCCGGTGCTGACCGGCATCGTGGTGGGGCTTGCCGTCCTCTGGCTGAACCAGAACGGCCCCAACGGCCAGCCCGGCGGCCATCTGGCCTCTCCCCCGGTAGTGACGTCCTATGCCGATGTGGTGGCCAAGGCGGCACCGGCGGTGGTGAATATCTATACCACGCAGATTGTGACCCGCTCCAATAACGAACTGCCCGCGCCGCTGCTGGAACAGTACATGCAGGAACCACGGCGCGAGCGCATTCTTTCCAGCCTCGGGTCGGGCGTCATCGTTTCCCCCGATGGCTACCTGCTGACCAGCTATCACGTGATCCGCGACGCCGATGAAATCCTGGTGGCGTTGCTGGATGGCCGCGAGTCACCCGCGCGGGTGGTCGGCACCGATCCGGAAACCGATCTGGCGCTGCTGCACATTTCGCTGGAGAACCTGCCGGTGGTCAGCCTCAGCAATGATGGCCCGGTACGGGTGGGCGACGTGGTGCTGGCGATCGGCAACCCGCTCGGTGTCGGCCAGACCGTCTCCATGGGTATCGCCAGCGCCACCGGCCGCAGCAATCTGGGCATCGCCACGTTCGAGAATTTCATCCAGACCGACGCTGCCATCAACCGGGGTAACTCCGGGGGCGCGCTGATTGATACGCGCGGCAATCTGATCGGCATCAATACCGCCATTCTCTCCACCGACGGGAGCTGGGAAGGTATCGGCTTCGCCACGCCCGCCACCACCGCGCGCAATGTGATGAACGATCTGATCGAGCATGGCCGTGTGATTCGTGGCTGGCTGGGTGTCACGGTGAAGGATGTCACGCCCTCGATGGCCACCGACCTCGGCCTGCGCGAAGTGCGTGGCGGACTGATTCAGGAAGTGGCCCTGCAGGGCCCGGCACACCAGGGCGGGATTCGTCCGGGCGATGTACTGGTGGGTATCGAGGGCCAGTTGCTGCGCGATGGCTATGAAGCGATGAACATCATTTCAGCCGCACGCCCCGGCACCCGGCTTGAGCTGACGGTGATCCGCAATCGCGAGGAAACGGTCGTGACGGTGGAAATCGGCACGCGGCCACCGGCCAGTGAAACCTGA
- a CDS encoding Nif3-like dinuclear metal center hexameric protein: MVRRDDMLKALDTLLKPQQFRDYCPNGLQVEGREQIRRVVTGVTACQALLDAALVEDADAVLVHHGYFWKNEDARIRGMKRQRLHTLLKNDLNLFVYHLPLDAHPDLGNNIQLARRLGLAVTGWLGEGDSALGLVGRLPEPMPAADFAALVEDALGRDTLHIGESEDEIDSIAWCTGAAQGFIEQAQAVGVDAYLSGEISEPTVHFARETGIHYFAAGHHATERYGVQALGEWLARQFDIEHIFIDIDNPV, translated from the coding sequence ATGGTAAGACGTGACGACATGCTCAAGGCACTGGACACCCTGCTCAAACCGCAGCAGTTCCGTGATTATTGCCCGAACGGGCTGCAAGTGGAGGGGCGCGAGCAGATTCGCCGCGTGGTGACCGGTGTGACCGCCTGCCAGGCGCTGCTGGATGCCGCACTGGTAGAAGACGCCGACGCGGTGCTGGTGCATCACGGCTACTTCTGGAAAAACGAGGACGCCCGCATCCGTGGCATGAAGCGCCAGCGGCTGCACACGCTGCTGAAAAACGACCTGAACCTGTTTGTCTACCACCTGCCGCTGGACGCGCACCCGGATCTGGGCAACAACATCCAGCTCGCGCGCCGGCTGGGGCTGGCCGTGACCGGCTGGCTGGGCGAGGGCGACAGCGCACTGGGCCTGGTCGGCCGCCTGCCGGAACCGATGCCGGCGGCGGATTTCGCCGCCCTGGTGGAGGACGCGCTGGGACGCGACACCCTGCATATCGGCGAGTCCGAAGACGAGATCGACTCCATCGCCTGGTGCACCGGGGCGGCACAGGGGTTTATCGAGCAGGCCCAGGCCGTCGGCGTGGACGCGTATCTCAGTGGCGAAATTTCCGAGCCCACCGTGCACTTTGCCCGGGAAACCGGCATCCACTATTTCGCCGCCGGCCACCATGCCACCGAGCGTTACGGTGTGCAGGCGCTGGGCGAATGGCTGGCCCGGCAGTTCGATATCGAACACATTTTCATCGACATCGATAACCCGGTCTGA
- a CDS encoding diacylglycerol/lipid kinase family protein → MKVLVVYNPAAGGGREALLKQLVRALTARHADVEVYRTRAPGDATRHLQERAHQGDVVVAVGGDGTTNEVLNGLAGNVPLGIFATGTANVLARELALPKHPEQAADVIVQGVSMPVWPGDLNGRRFLMWVGVGYDAWVVQATDLTVKRRFGKLAYVLAMFSQIRRYGSQRYRFLLDGREYLAYSAVIANARHYGGSFILTRQADLTRPALQVLLFTRPDRGQLLKCLLALPFGAMERVPGVVSVSARDIQVAVPPGGLDEPLQADGDPAGVLPAAVTVAERPVLVRVPAATAARFDARRQPG, encoded by the coding sequence ATGAAAGTGCTTGTAGTCTACAACCCGGCGGCCGGGGGCGGCCGGGAAGCTCTCCTGAAACAACTGGTGCGTGCGCTCACCGCACGCCACGCTGACGTCGAGGTGTACCGCACCCGAGCGCCGGGCGACGCTACCCGCCACCTGCAAGAGCGCGCCCACCAGGGCGATGTGGTCGTGGCGGTGGGTGGCGACGGCACCACCAACGAAGTGCTCAATGGCCTGGCCGGGAATGTCCCGCTGGGGATTTTTGCCACCGGTACGGCCAACGTGCTGGCGCGCGAACTGGCATTGCCGAAACACCCGGAACAGGCTGCCGATGTAATCGTCCAGGGTGTCAGCATGCCGGTCTGGCCGGGTGACCTGAACGGGCGCCGCTTCCTGATGTGGGTCGGGGTGGGGTATGACGCCTGGGTGGTGCAGGCCACCGACCTGACGGTCAAGCGCCGTTTCGGCAAACTCGCCTATGTGCTGGCCATGTTCAGCCAGATTCGCCGTTATGGCAGCCAGCGCTACCGCTTCCTGCTGGATGGCCGCGAATACCTGGCGTACTCGGCGGTGATCGCCAATGCCCGTCACTATGGCGGCAGCTTCATCCTGACCCGTCAGGCAGACCTGACCCGGCCGGCACTCCAGGTGCTGCTGTTCACCCGGCCGGACCGGGGGCAATTGCTGAAATGCCTGCTGGCGCTGCCGTTTGGCGCCATGGAGCGGGTGCCCGGTGTGGTGTCAGTGAGCGCCCGCGATATTCAGGTGGCTGTGCCGCCAGGGGGTCTGGACGAGCCATTGCAGGCGGATGGCGACCCCGCCGGCGTGCTGCCGGCGGCGGTGACGGTGGCGGAAAGGCCCGTGCTGGTCAGAGTGCCGGCGGCGACGGCCGCACGCTTCGACGCGAGGCGGCAGCCCGGCTGA
- a CDS encoding YhcB family protein encodes MENLAAVLLPFVMGGVVGAALAFLLMPARRQQRQLRQERDEALANLARHRDEVDNHFLRTAELVNQMTASYRAVHEHLSAGARTLCSEQGRRLAMAKSLDSLPGYPGDNKDVPASVTQPLDYAPSAQGTLAEDFGLRNHVPEGPFSPVDDLSITTPEETDARVEPPRDYAEGCEDQGCSVDGEPPRRAAR; translated from the coding sequence ATGGAAAATCTTGCCGCTGTCCTGCTGCCGTTCGTGATGGGTGGCGTTGTCGGCGCAGCGCTCGCGTTCCTGCTGATGCCGGCCCGCCGCCAGCAGCGCCAGTTGCGTCAGGAACGGGACGAGGCCCTGGCCAATCTGGCCCGGCACCGGGACGAGGTGGACAACCATTTCCTGCGTACCGCTGAGCTGGTCAACCAGATGACAGCCTCCTACCGCGCCGTGCATGAGCATCTGTCGGCAGGCGCGCGCACGCTGTGCAGCGAGCAGGGCCGCCGGCTGGCGATGGCGAAATCCCTCGACAGCCTGCCCGGCTATCCAGGCGACAACAAGGATGTGCCGGCCAGTGTCACCCAGCCGCTGGACTATGCCCCCTCGGCCCAGGGCACCCTGGCGGAAGACTTCGGGTTGCGCAACCACGTACCCGAAGGCCCCTTCTCGCCCGTGGACGACCTCTCCATCACCACCCCGGAAGAGACAGACGCCCGCGTCGAGCCCCCTCGCGACTATGCCGAGGGCTGCGAAGACCAGGGCTGTTCCGTGGACGGCGAGCCGCCACGGCGCGCAGCCCGCTGA
- a CDS encoding alpha/beta hydrolase, with the protein MSRASIEKVSLNGPAGTLEAVLEASGEAPSFMAIVCHPHPLFGGTMNNKVVTTLCRACRDAGGAVLRFNFRGVGASQGAYSDGIGECEDLLAAESWLSQRYPGLPLWLAGFSFGSFVAARGARILADNNRPVQHLFLVAPPVHHYDFVSIDRVDCPVTVVQSEDDEVVPAEQVFAWQQQTPLAPDLIRFSDAGHFFHGRLIQLAEVARSRLPE; encoded by the coding sequence ATGTCGCGCGCCAGCATTGAGAAAGTGTCCCTGAACGGGCCGGCCGGAACCCTGGAGGCGGTGCTGGAGGCCAGCGGTGAGGCGCCCTCGTTCATGGCCATCGTCTGCCACCCGCATCCGCTGTTCGGCGGCACCATGAACAACAAGGTGGTGACCACCCTGTGCCGGGCCTGCCGTGATGCTGGCGGCGCGGTATTACGGTTCAATTTCCGGGGCGTGGGGGCCAGCCAGGGAGCCTACAGTGACGGCATCGGTGAATGCGAGGACCTGCTCGCGGCCGAATCCTGGCTGAGCCAGCGCTATCCCGGACTGCCGCTGTGGCTGGCGGGGTTCTCCTTCGGCAGTTTTGTCGCCGCGCGCGGCGCACGCATTCTGGCCGACAACAACCGTCCCGTGCAGCATCTGTTCCTGGTGGCGCCGCCGGTGCATCACTACGATTTCGTATCGATAGATCGCGTCGACTGCCCGGTCACCGTGGTCCAGAGCGAAGACGACGAGGTGGTGCCCGCCGAGCAGGTGTTCGCCTGGCAGCAGCAGACACCGCTGGCCCCTGACCTGATCCGCTTCAGTGATGCAGGGCATTTCTTCCATGGCCGCCTGATACAACTGGCGGAGGTGGCGCGCAGCCGTCTGCCGGAATAG
- the zapE gene encoding cell division protein ZapE: MTPLEHYKRDLERPDFFHDVAQERAVRRLDALYEKLIEPPRRGGLFGRRRERAPVKGLYMWGGVGRGKTYLMDVFFDALPFKEKRRMHFHRFMQHVHQQMRARQGQKNPLLAIARDFAGDTRVLCFDEFFVTDITDAMILATLLEALLADGVTLVATSNIEPDGLYRDGLQRARFLPAIALLKEHTEVLNVDGGTDYRLRLLEQAELYHCPLGDAADRFLAERFATLETEHCRQREQVDLDVEGRPIRAERVSEDVAWFEFRSLCDGPRSQNDYIELAREFHTVLLANVERMGVATDDLARRFINMVDEFYDRGVKLIITAETPIEDLYAGGRLEFEFDRTRSRLLEMQSREYLAREHRA; this comes from the coding sequence ATGACACCTCTTGAACATTACAAACGGGACCTGGAACGCCCCGACTTTTTTCACGACGTGGCCCAGGAGCGTGCGGTGCGGCGCCTGGATGCGTTGTATGAAAAGCTGATCGAGCCGCCGCGCCGGGGCGGGCTGTTCGGCCGCCGGCGGGAGCGTGCCCCGGTCAAGGGCCTGTACATGTGGGGCGGCGTGGGCCGTGGCAAGACCTATCTGATGGATGTGTTTTTTGATGCACTGCCGTTCAAAGAGAAACGGCGCATGCACTTCCACCGCTTCATGCAGCACGTGCACCAACAGATGCGCGCCCGTCAAGGACAGAAAAATCCACTGCTGGCCATCGCCCGTGATTTCGCCGGCGACACCCGGGTGTTATGTTTCGACGAATTCTTCGTCACCGACATCACCGACGCCATGATCCTGGCGACATTGCTGGAGGCCCTGCTGGCTGACGGCGTGACGCTGGTGGCCACCTCGAACATCGAACCGGACGGCCTGTACCGTGATGGTCTGCAGCGAGCCCGCTTCCTGCCCGCCATCGCGTTGCTCAAAGAGCACACCGAAGTGCTCAATGTGGACGGAGGCACCGACTACCGCCTGCGGCTGCTGGAACAGGCGGAGCTGTACCACTGCCCGCTGGGCGACGCTGCCGACCGGTTCCTGGCAGAACGTTTCGCCACGCTGGAAACGGAGCATTGCCGGCAACGCGAACAGGTGGACCTGGACGTGGAAGGCCGGCCGATCCGTGCCGAACGTGTCAGCGAAGACGTCGCCTGGTTCGAGTTCCGGTCACTGTGTGATGGCCCGCGTTCCCAGAACGATTACATCGAACTGGCGCGTGAGTTTCACACCGTATTGCTGGCCAATGTGGAACGTATGGGGGTGGCGACGGATGACCTGGCCCGGCGTTTCATCAATATGGTGGACGAGTTCTACGATCGCGGCGTGAAGCTGATCATCACGGCGGAAACCCCGATCGAGGACCTCTACGCCGGCGGGCGACTGGAATTTGAGTTTGACCGCACCCGAAGCCGGTTGCTGGAAATGCAGTCACGCGAATACCTGGCGCGCGAACACCGCGCCTGA